The following nucleotide sequence is from Bradyrhizobium roseum.
ACCATGATGTGGACACGTCTGGTATCGCCGCTTCCGCTTTCGGTGTCGCCAACGACCCAGCGCACGGTGTCGCCAGCCGACACCGGCCCCGAGCCCGTGAGCTGCTCGCCGGGCTCAAGTGCGATATCGGTGATCTGTCCGGGGCTCGCGTAAATCTGATAAAGGGCGCCGGGACTAAACGGGAACACTTGCACAGCATTGAAGTAGCCGGCGCTACGCGGCTCGACGCGCGCAGCGTCATTGGCGGTCTCGATCCGCGCAGCAGGCTCCTTTGCCTCAACGCTTCCCTTCTTGCCTCCCTTCGCCGGCGTCCAGGACGGCGGAACGTGAAGGGATCGTGGACGATCCTCGGCCAGCGAGGGCGGAGCGGGAAGTGGCGGGATATCGTAGTCGTAGCTGATCTGCGGCGGTTTGGAGGCCGCACAGCCGCTGAGTGCAAATACGCAAGCCAACAAAAACGAGCGCATGACGTCGCGTACACTCGGGCTAGCGCATCCAGGAATCTGCATATTCACTGCCCAAGCTCCTTCGACCAGTTGATGGCGTTGACATAGACCCCGAGAGGATTTTTGCGCAGACGATCAGCATCGCGCGGAGTTTCGATCACGATCGTGAGGATGGCGGTCCAGCGCTCGGTGGCGGTAAGCTG
It contains:
- the trbG gene encoding P-type conjugative transfer protein TrbG produces the protein MRSFLLACVFALSGCAASKPPQISYDYDIPPLPAPPSLAEDRPRSLHVPPSWTPAKGGKKGSVEAKEPAARIETANDAARVEPRSAGYFNAVQVFPFSPGALYQIYASPGQITDIALEPGEQLTGSGPVSAGDTVRWVVGDTESGSGDTRRVHIMVKPTRPSIETNLVVNTDRRTYLIELRSREKHYMPSVAWFYPEDRSGRARAVSPTPAFPEFSERRYRYALEGDNPPWRPIGVYDDGRKVYIEFSPGIVQGEMPPLFVIGPDGSSEIVNYRTYRNVLIVDRLFAAAELRLGGNPQQKVRLMRSDGRPS